One window from the genome of Deinococcus arcticus encodes:
- a CDS encoding CAP domain-containing protein produces MPRLAACLTLPLWGALTLAALAGAQTTGAAAPTPEARLAPDALVADSEVFARLVAADFADCGQAAARDEALDAVAGRVLRGFPLKGELQASHYPAKRFSSFLLPKLGKVKAVAGALANQCGHRVGFTRYGVSVQDGRAALVYVQPALIETADPQGWLGRFLVLTNEARRQGQRCGQQLFAPAPPLVWNDALARAAQTQVDDMIRLNFRGHVNPVTGSEPPQRAQDSGFAGQAVGENAAYNVLTPEEALQALLDSPGHCTVLMKPEWQSFGAGMGNGTPQTTFATYWVQTFGR; encoded by the coding sequence GTGCCCCGCCTTGCCGCCTGCCTGACGCTGCCCCTGTGGGGCGCCCTGACCCTGGCGGCCCTGGCCGGCGCGCAGACAACTGGGGCGGCAGCGCCCACCCCAGAAGCCCGCTTGGCCCCGGACGCGCTGGTGGCCGACAGCGAGGTTTTTGCCCGGCTGGTGGCAGCGGACTTTGCCGACTGTGGGCAGGCCGCCGCGCGTGATGAGGCGCTGGACGCGGTGGCCGGGCGGGTGCTGCGCGGCTTTCCCCTGAAGGGCGAACTGCAGGCCAGCCACTACCCCGCCAAGCGCTTCAGTTCCTTTCTGCTGCCCAAGCTGGGCAAGGTCAAGGCCGTGGCCGGCGCGCTGGCCAACCAGTGCGGGCACCGCGTGGGCTTTACCCGCTACGGCGTCTCGGTGCAGGACGGGCGCGCGGCCCTGGTGTACGTGCAGCCAGCCCTGATCGAAACGGCCGATCCCCAGGGCTGGCTGGGCCGCTTTCTGGTGCTGACCAACGAGGCGCGGCGCCAGGGGCAGCGCTGCGGCCAGCAGCTGTTTGCCCCGGCCCCGCCCCTGGTCTGGAACGACGCCCTGGCCCGCGCCGCCCAGACCCAGGTGGACGACATGATCCGGCTGAACTTTCGCGGCCATGTGAACCCGGTGACCGGCAGCGAGCCGCCCCAGCGGGCCCAGGACAGTGGCTTTGCCGGTCAGGCGGTGGGCGAGAACGCCGCCTACAACGTCCTGACCCCGGAAGAAGCCCTGCAGGCCCTGCTGGACAGCCCCGGCCACTGCACGGTCCTGATGAAGCCGGAGTGGCAGAGCTTTGGCGCTGGCATGGGCAACGGCACCCCGCAGACCACCTTCGCCACGTACTGGGTACAGACCTTCGGGCGCTAA
- a CDS encoding ABC transporter permease subunit produces the protein MWPEVYRQALRDARRGWLVWSASLLAYTLLVLAFYPSIRNDPAVNELMRNLPEALRQLVGQDLTSPAGYVGGRLLSLMPALLSVYAALTGAALLAGAEERGWLELPLAQPVTRRDLLLGTGAALLTLVLGLGAVLFVAVWGLGAVFQAPLPAELVLQTAALHTLGAWVFGALALAVGAATGRAGPAAAAGAGLGVALLVAHTLSSQVPALRDLAHLNPWTLPLGGQTLREAVSLRALPAEVAVGAALLLLAWPLLERRDLGQ, from the coding sequence ATGTGGCCTGAGGTCTACCGGCAGGCCCTGCGCGACGCCCGGCGCGGCTGGCTGGTGTGGAGCGCGTCGCTGCTGGCCTACACGCTGCTGGTGCTGGCCTTTTACCCCAGCATCCGCAACGACCCGGCGGTGAACGAACTGATGCGCAACCTCCCGGAAGCGCTGCGGCAATTGGTGGGCCAGGACCTCACCTCGCCCGCCGGCTACGTGGGCGGACGCCTGCTGAGCCTGATGCCCGCGCTGCTGAGCGTGTACGCCGCCCTGACGGGCGCGGCGCTGCTGGCCGGCGCCGAGGAACGCGGCTGGCTGGAACTGCCGCTGGCGCAGCCCGTCACGCGGCGCGACCTGCTGCTGGGCACAGGCGCGGCGCTGCTGACCCTGGTGCTGGGCCTGGGTGCGGTGCTGTTCGTGGCGGTCTGGGGACTGGGGGCGGTGTTCCAGGCGCCGCTGCCCGCCGAACTGGTGCTGCAGACCGCCGCACTGCACACGCTGGGGGCCTGGGTGTTCGGGGCGCTGGCCCTGGCGGTGGGCGCCGCCACCGGGCGCGCTGGGCCCGCCGCCGCCGCCGGGGCGGGCCTGGGGGTGGCGTTGCTGGTGGCCCATACCCTCAGCAGTCAGGTGCCGGCGCTGCGCGATCTGGCCCACCTGAACCCCTGGACCCTGCCCCTGGGCGGCCAGACGCTGCGCGAGGCGGTCTCCCTGCGCGCCCTGCCGGCCGAGGTGGCGGTGGGCGCGGCCCTGCTGCTGCTGGCGTGGCCCCTGCTGGAGCGGCGCGACCTAGGGCAGTAG
- a CDS encoding ABC transporter ATP-binding protein, translating into MNAITLDGLSKQFAGGAGLQPTSLSVPTGQVFGFLGQNGAGKTTTIRTLLGFLRPTAGQAQILGHDVWHARAAVHARVGYLPGEVKLRPGHTAQEVLTRAAALRRVSPQGALQTAERLGLDVSRRVGTLSKGNRQKVGLCAALLGDPEVLILDEPTDGLDPLAQATVLALLREARAQGRTVFLSSHVLSEVEHVADQVAILRGGRLVRQETLSTLRAGLPQRLSVRFARPPGHGLGTLPGLSEVSRHDLEWRGVWRGPADTLLRALAAEEVASFSLTPFSLEDAFFLDYGAPGGESHVA; encoded by the coding sequence ATGAACGCGATCACGCTGGACGGCCTGAGCAAACAGTTTGCGGGGGGCGCTGGCCTGCAGCCCACCAGCCTCTCGGTGCCCACGGGGCAGGTGTTCGGCTTTCTGGGGCAGAACGGGGCCGGCAAGACCACCACCATCCGCACGCTGCTGGGGTTTCTGCGCCCCACGGCCGGGCAGGCGCAGATTCTGGGCCATGACGTGTGGCACGCCCGCGCCGCCGTCCACGCCCGGGTGGGCTACCTGCCCGGCGAGGTGAAGTTGCGCCCCGGCCACACCGCCCAGGAGGTGCTGACCCGCGCCGCCGCGCTGCGCCGCGTCTCCCCGCAGGGCGCCCTGCAGACCGCCGAGCGCCTGGGCCTGGACGTGTCGCGCCGGGTGGGCACCCTCAGCAAGGGCAACCGCCAGAAGGTGGGCCTGTGCGCCGCGCTGCTGGGCGACCCCGAGGTGCTGATTCTGGATGAGCCCACCGACGGCCTGGACCCACTGGCGCAGGCCACCGTGCTGGCGCTGCTGCGCGAGGCGCGCGCCCAGGGCCGCACCGTGTTTCTGTCCAGCCATGTACTGAGCGAGGTGGAACATGTGGCTGATCAGGTGGCGATTCTGCGCGGCGGACGCCTGGTGCGCCAGGAAACGCTGAGCACCCTGCGCGCCGGGCTGCCGCAGCGGCTGTCGGTGCGCTTTGCCCGGCCCCCGGGGCATGGTCTGGGCACGCTGCCGGGCCTGAGCGAGGTGAGCAGGCACGACCTGGAGTGGCGCGGCGTCTGGCGCGGCCCGGCCGACACGCTGCTACGCGCCCTGGCGGCCGAGGAGGTGGCCTCCTTCAGCCTGACCCCGTTCTCGCTGGAAGACGCCTTCTTTCTGGACTACGGCGCGCCCGGGGGGGAAAGCCATGTGGCCTGA
- a CDS encoding GbsR/MarR family transcriptional regulator — protein MSNHLQFVERAGVLLEMIGMPRLSGRVLGALLCAPPGGHTAAEVAALLQASRAGVGSALKHLTMMGLIEHAPSPGERADRFRMRPGAWAELTEQGNRKLNTFVQLAEEGLRALPRGGDPAPLQEMGAFYRLWLDLFPQVLAQWHALNRRPE, from the coding sequence ATGAGCAACCACTTGCAGTTCGTGGAACGGGCGGGGGTGCTGCTGGAAATGATCGGCATGCCGCGCCTGTCGGGGCGGGTGCTGGGGGCGCTGCTGTGCGCGCCGCCGGGCGGGCACACGGCGGCCGAGGTGGCGGCGCTGCTACAGGCCAGCCGCGCGGGCGTGGGCAGCGCCCTGAAACACCTGACCATGATGGGCCTGATCGAACATGCCCCCAGCCCCGGCGAGCGCGCCGACCGCTTCCGGATGCGCCCCGGCGCCTGGGCCGAACTGACCGAGCAGGGCAACCGCAAACTGAACACCTTTGTGCAGCTGGCCGAGGAAGGGCTGCGCGCCCTGCCCCGGGGCGGCGACCCCGCGCCCCTGCAGGAGATGGGCGCCTTTTACCGCCTGTGGCTGGACCTGTTTCCCCAGGTGCTGGCCCAGTGGCACGCCCTGAACCGGAGGCCCGAATGA
- a CDS encoding aminotransferase class V-fold PLP-dependent enzyme: MLAQLAQPQMHHRAQAGIEKLMEARAKLSRLLGAPYDAVITTSSGTGAFEGALVSTTPVGAKVVNAQAGKFSERWGEMAGRLGYRTELVARPWGELLDPQEVAGAARDAHTLLITHSETSTGALHDLEAIARAARAGNPDLIIIADCITSYGVAELRPAEWGVDVIVSGSQKGTATPPGLGFVLFSPAVQARLIQNPGRGFYLDLTRELAGQKAGNTPQTPAINLIYALSTALDRLLAVPLEVLWAEQRRKTDALIAAGTALGAPAWAARTSPAVAVLTPPQGLTGRQVAGQLAALGQRALPGQAPHEDTVFRISTMGYADRYDALGIAGILEDCFEALGVEFQRGAAVQAAWAALR, encoded by the coding sequence GTGCTGGCGCAACTGGCCCAGCCCCAGATGCACCACCGCGCCCAGGCCGGCATTGAGAAACTGATGGAAGCGCGCGCCAAGCTTTCGCGCCTGCTGGGGGCCCCGTACGACGCGGTGATCACCACCAGCAGCGGCACCGGGGCTTTTGAGGGGGCGCTGGTGAGCACCACGCCCGTGGGCGCGAAGGTGGTGAATGCCCAGGCCGGCAAATTCAGCGAGCGCTGGGGCGAGATGGCCGGGCGACTGGGCTACCGCACCGAACTGGTGGCCCGCCCCTGGGGCGAGCTGCTGGACCCCCAGGAGGTCGCGGGCGCGGCCCGGGACGCCCACACCCTGCTGATCACCCACAGCGAAACCAGCACGGGCGCCCTGCACGACCTGGAAGCCATTGCCCGCGCGGCGCGCGCCGGGAACCCCGACCTCATCATCATTGCCGACTGCATCACCTCCTACGGGGTGGCCGAGCTGCGCCCCGCCGAGTGGGGCGTGGACGTGATTGTCTCGGGCAGCCAGAAGGGTACCGCCACCCCGCCGGGCCTGGGCTTCGTGCTCTTCAGCCCGGCCGTTCAGGCCCGCCTGATCCAGAACCCTGGGCGCGGCTTTTACCTGGACCTGACCCGGGAACTGGCCGGGCAGAAGGCCGGCAACACCCCGCAGACCCCGGCCATCAACCTGATCTACGCCCTGAGCACCGCGCTGGACCGGCTGCTGGCCGTGCCGCTGGAGGTGCTGTGGGCCGAGCAGCGCCGCAAGACAGACGCCCTGATCGCGGCGGGCACGGCGCTGGGCGCCCCGGCCTGGGCCGCGCGCACCAGCCCGGCGGTGGCGGTCCTGACCCCACCCCAGGGCCTGACCGGGCGGCAGGTGGCCGGGCAGCTGGCGGCCCTGGGGCAGCGCGCCCTGCCCGGTCAGGCCCCGCATGAGGACACGGTGTTCCGGATCAGCACCATGGGCTATGCCGACCGCTACGACGCCCTGGGCATTGCCGGCATCCTGGAAGACTGTTTTGAGGCCCTGGGTGTGGAGTTTCAGCGGGGCGCGGCCGTGCAGGCGGCCTGGGCGGCACTGCGGTAA
- a CDS encoding MarR family winged helix-turn-helix transcriptional regulator yields the protein MTPPELSPPDRPPPSPEHVDAAQRLGLTMKRLHRLISSRVMRGMQDELQGHDLSFSQITALHQLRAHAPLSVTQLSERTRLSLPAASHLVERLVKRGLAARQENPDNRREKLVDLTDAGRGVVGRMDAEFVRAYVTTFTPLNLETILSAEQQLRRLLDELDPPPQEPA from the coding sequence ATGACTCCTCCTGAGCTGTCTCCCCCCGACCGTCCCCCGCCCAGCCCAGAACATGTGGACGCCGCCCAGCGCCTGGGCCTGACCATGAAACGGCTGCACCGCCTGATCAGCAGCCGGGTCATGCGCGGCATGCAGGACGAATTGCAGGGCCACGACCTGAGCTTCTCGCAGATCACGGCGCTGCACCAGTTGCGCGCCCACGCGCCGCTGAGCGTGACTCAGCTGAGCGAGCGCACCCGCCTGAGCCTGCCCGCTGCCAGCCATCTGGTGGAGCGGCTGGTCAAGCGCGGGCTGGCCGCGCGGCAGGAAAATCCGGACAACCGCCGCGAGAAGCTGGTGGACCTGACCGACGCCGGGCGCGGCGTGGTGGGCCGCATGGACGCCGAATTTGTCCGGGCCTACGTGACCACCTTTACCCCTCTGAACCTTGAGACCATCCTCAGCGCCGAGCAGCAACTGCGCCGCCTGCTTGACGAGTTAGACCCGCCCCCCCAGGAGCCTGCATGA
- a CDS encoding MDR family MFS transporter, which yields MTTTPEPAGRIDYAKTLDLPTKRLILFGVLLGLFLSALDQTIVSTAMPRITQDLNGLSLYSWVTTAYLLTNTALVPIYGKLSDLYGRKPILMIGIVVFLIGSALCGLAGEPFLGNLFGGGMMQLVVFRGLQGVGAAALGSVAFAIIADLFEPVDRPRYQGLFGAVFGLSSVIGPLLGGFLTDQVSWRWVFYVNLPIGLVALAFIASKMPRLDSGLQAKVDWLGAFLILVFAVPLLLALTWGADGHSAWGSPLILGLFGLSAAALVAFLVVESRHESPILPLSLFRNPTFAWGALARFMIGAGFLGAILFLSLYLVQVQGVSATAAGTATIPLTVGLIVGAIGSGQLASRMGRYKPLMLIGLMAAALGFFALSTLNADSSYNSVVIRMVLLGLGLGPALPLYTTALQLSVKPWEIGVATSAGQFFQQMGSTIGTAVFGAILTAGVSSNLATQFAAQAASNQGTVATTLQGISDQIRAGNAPEGDRNQAPERPEQIRARFATLRQNVTRAIQSGDPAALNALKTDKFIASLPAEARAQFTAIPEGGVAAQVGAGFAQTGAAIEAAVSSGDPAQVRAVAANPALPAELRGRLNALPAQVLASPQARAQVLAGIRQALAQGEAAAARQATQQALNAALGGINDGEKITLARARAAKVAFADTISSIYRYSILVALLAFLATLMMPNLQIPRREKGEKAAPAHVEI from the coding sequence ATGACCACCACCCCCGAGCCCGCCGGGCGCATTGACTATGCCAAGACGCTGGACCTGCCCACCAAGCGCCTGATTCTCTTCGGCGTCCTGCTGGGCCTGTTTCTGAGTGCGCTGGACCAGACCATCGTGTCCACCGCCATGCCGCGCATCACCCAGGACCTTAACGGCCTCTCGCTGTATTCCTGGGTGACCACCGCCTACCTGCTCACCAACACTGCGCTCGTGCCCATCTACGGCAAATTGTCGGACCTGTATGGCCGCAAGCCCATCCTGATGATTGGGATTGTGGTGTTCCTGATCGGCTCGGCGCTGTGCGGCCTGGCCGGCGAGCCCTTTCTGGGCAACCTGTTTGGCGGCGGCATGATGCAGCTGGTGGTGTTCCGTGGCCTGCAGGGCGTGGGCGCCGCCGCGCTGGGCTCGGTGGCCTTTGCCATCATTGCCGACCTGTTTGAACCCGTGGACCGCCCGCGCTACCAGGGCCTGTTCGGCGCCGTCTTTGGCCTGAGCAGCGTGATTGGCCCGCTGCTGGGCGGCTTCCTGACCGATCAGGTGTCGTGGCGCTGGGTGTTCTACGTCAATCTGCCCATTGGCCTCGTGGCCCTGGCCTTTATTGCCAGCAAGATGCCCCGGCTGGACAGCGGCCTGCAGGCCAAGGTGGACTGGCTGGGCGCCTTTCTGATTCTGGTGTTCGCTGTGCCGCTGCTGCTGGCCCTCACCTGGGGTGCCGACGGTCACTCGGCCTGGGGCAGTCCGCTGATCCTGGGCCTGTTTGGCCTGAGCGCCGCTGCCCTGGTCGCCTTTCTGGTCGTGGAAAGCCGCCATGAAAGCCCCATTCTGCCGCTGAGCCTGTTCAGGAACCCCACCTTCGCCTGGGGCGCCCTGGCGCGCTTCATGATCGGGGCGGGCTTTCTGGGCGCCATCCTGTTTCTCAGCCTGTATCTGGTGCAGGTGCAGGGCGTGTCGGCCACCGCTGCCGGCACCGCCACCATTCCGCTGACGGTGGGCCTGATTGTCGGGGCCATCGGCTCCGGGCAGCTGGCCAGCCGCATGGGCCGCTACAAACCGCTGATGCTCATTGGCCTGATGGCCGCCGCCCTGGGCTTTTTCGCCCTGTCCACCCTGAACGCCGATTCCAGCTACAACAGCGTGGTCATTCGCATGGTGCTGCTGGGCCTGGGCCTGGGGCCCGCGCTGCCGCTGTACACCACCGCCCTGCAGCTGTCGGTCAAGCCCTGGGAAATTGGTGTGGCCACCAGCGCCGGGCAGTTCTTTCAGCAGATGGGCAGCACCATCGGCACCGCCGTCTTCGGCGCCATTCTGACGGCCGGGGTCAGCAGCAACCTCGCCACCCAGTTTGCCGCGCAGGCCGCCAGCAACCAGGGCACGGTGGCGACCACCCTGCAGGGCATCAGTGACCAGATTCGCGCCGGGAACGCCCCCGAAGGTGACCGCAATCAGGCGCCCGAGAGACCCGAGCAGATCAGGGCCCGCTTTGCCACCCTGCGCCAGAATGTCACCAGGGCCATTCAGAGTGGCGACCCCGCTGCCCTGAATGCCCTGAAGACCGACAAGTTCATTGCCAGTCTGCCCGCCGAGGCCAGAGCGCAGTTCACTGCCATTCCGGAAGGCGGCGTGGCCGCGCAGGTTGGGGCCGGCTTTGCCCAGACGGGCGCCGCCATTGAGGCGGCTGTCAGCAGCGGCGACCCGGCCCAGGTGCGTGCCGTGGCCGCCAACCCGGCGCTGCCCGCCGAACTGCGCGGGCGCCTGAACGCCCTTCCCGCGCAGGTCCTGGCCAGTCCCCAGGCCCGGGCGCAGGTGCTGGCCGGTATTCGCCAGGCGCTGGCCCAGGGTGAAGCGGCCGCCGCCCGGCAGGCCACGCAGCAGGCCCTGAACGCCGCGCTGGGCGGCATCAACGACGGCGAGAAAATTACCCTGGCCCGCGCCCGCGCCGCCAAGGTGGCCTTTGCCGACACCATTTCCAGCATCTACCGCTACTCCATTCTGGTGGCCCTGCTGGCCTTCCTGGCCACGCTGATGATGCCCAACCTCCAGATTCCCCGCCGCGAAAAGGGCGAAAAGGCCGCCCCCGCCCACGTGGAGATTTAA
- a CDS encoding N-acetylmuramoyl-L-alanine amidase family protein, whose translation MGQHDGYTRLVFDLPRTAASQVKVTGQSVTVKLNVTLKPEQGPLSAPGVTAYAVAGGTVTVTLARGHAQARVSVLPPAAGQGARLVVDVPTSAAASRLPATPAPAAVARPASASSPAAIRPRVVLDAGHGGNDPGAVSRWVTEEDVTLDIALRTRAVLIEHGVDVVMTRTGDQHLSANKGADLEARSRLATTGQVSAFVSIHVNSAGPSAQGIETFYFGQPLAGSSRSLAVQENGGGSVGEELTRKAAGLAQNLLGDILAQAKVAFSRQLATRVQSRLIAATGAVNRGVRTDAFYVIRNPTTPAILVEVGFGSSPVEGPRLAQAAYRDRIAQALARAILDFLNTK comes from the coding sequence GTGGGCCAGCACGACGGCTATACCCGCCTCGTGTTCGACCTGCCGCGCACGGCCGCCAGTCAGGTCAAGGTGACGGGCCAGAGCGTCACCGTCAAGCTGAACGTGACCCTGAAACCTGAACAGGGCCCCCTGAGCGCCCCCGGGGTCACGGCCTACGCGGTGGCCGGCGGCACGGTCACGGTCACCCTGGCCCGGGGGCACGCCCAGGCCAGGGTAAGTGTGTTGCCCCCCGCCGCCGGGCAGGGCGCGCGGCTGGTGGTGGATGTGCCCACCAGCGCGGCGGCCTCGCGCCTGCCCGCCACGCCGGCGCCCGCAGCGGTGGCCCGCCCGGCCAGCGCCAGCAGCCCGGCGGCCATCCGGCCACGTGTGGTGCTGGACGCCGGGCACGGCGGCAACGATCCGGGCGCCGTAAGCCGCTGGGTGACCGAAGAGGACGTGACCCTGGACATCGCCCTGCGCACCCGCGCGGTGCTGATCGAACACGGCGTGGATGTGGTGATGACCCGCACAGGCGACCAGCACCTGAGCGCCAACAAGGGCGCCGACCTTGAAGCCCGCTCGCGCCTGGCCACCACGGGACAGGTCAGCGCCTTTGTCAGCATTCATGTCAACTCGGCCGGGCCCAGCGCCCAGGGCATCGAGACCTTTTATTTCGGCCAGCCGCTGGCCGGCAGCTCGCGCAGTCTGGCAGTGCAGGAAAACGGGGGCGGCAGTGTGGGAGAAGAGCTGACCCGCAAGGCCGCCGGGCTGGCCCAGAACCTGCTGGGCGACATTCTGGCGCAGGCCAAGGTGGCCTTCAGCCGCCAGCTGGCCACCCGGGTGCAGAGTCGCCTGATTGCCGCCACGGGCGCCGTGAACCGGGGCGTGCGCACCGACGCCTTTTACGTGATTCGTAACCCCACCACGCCCGCCATTCTGGTCGAGGTGGGCTTTGGCAGCAGCCCGGTCGAAGGACCGCGCCTGGCTCAGGCCGCCTACCGCGACCGCATTGCCCAGGCCCTGGCGCGCGCCATTCTGGATTTTCTCAACACGAAGTAA
- the malQ gene encoding 4-alpha-glucanotransferase gives MTISRSSGVLLHPTSLPGPYGIGELGQHARTFIDWLHRAGQRYWQVMPLGPTGYGDSPYQAFSAFAGNPYLIDLVALREHGLLTESDFADAPSFSAEKVDFGLQYVWRTQMLARAHARYASGGAGHLRPDFEAFQAAEAEWLDDYALFMALKEAHGGLPWNAWDAPLRDRDPQALSEAAERLRDTTERVNFVQFLFFRQWTVLRRYAAEKGIQVIGDIPIFVAMDSSDAWAARDQFYFDDQGQPTVVAGVPPDYFSETGQLWGNPLYRWDVMAADGFQWWIKRFQGSLKLYDVIRIDHFRGFAGYWEIPFPAENAIHGRWVPAPGHAMFEAVLGALGELPIIAEDLGVVTPDVEQLRDDFQFPGMAVLQFAFGGGDFSVNDFLPHNLRENQVVYTGTHDNDTTRGWWRAADELERHNFRVYTSSDPTEETFAPMLTRMAFDSRARLAVVPLQDLFNLGTEARMNLPGTTGDHNWTWRYRAADLRPDLATGLRALTEATGRL, from the coding sequence ATGACCATTTCACGTTCCAGCGGCGTTCTGCTGCACCCCACCAGCCTTCCTGGCCCTTACGGCATTGGCGAGCTGGGCCAGCACGCCCGCACCTTTATTGACTGGCTGCACCGCGCGGGCCAGCGCTACTGGCAGGTGATGCCCCTGGGGCCCACCGGCTACGGTGACAGTCCCTATCAGGCGTTTTCGGCGTTTGCGGGTAATCCGTATCTGATTGATCTGGTGGCCCTGCGCGAGCATGGCCTGCTGACCGAGTCAGACTTTGCCGACGCCCCCAGTTTCTCGGCCGAGAAGGTGGATTTTGGGCTGCAGTACGTGTGGCGCACCCAGATGCTGGCCCGCGCCCACGCGCGCTACGCCTCGGGCGGCGCCGGGCACCTGCGCCCGGATTTCGAGGCGTTCCAGGCGGCCGAGGCCGAGTGGCTGGACGACTACGCCCTGTTCATGGCCCTCAAGGAAGCGCACGGGGGCCTGCCCTGGAACGCCTGGGACGCTCCCCTGCGTGACCGTGACCCCCAGGCCCTGTCGGAAGCGGCCGAGCGCCTGCGCGACACCACCGAGCGCGTGAACTTTGTTCAGTTCCTGTTCTTCCGGCAGTGGACGGTGCTGCGCCGCTACGCCGCCGAGAAGGGCATTCAGGTCATTGGCGACATTCCCATTTTCGTGGCCATGGATTCCAGTGACGCCTGGGCCGCGCGCGATCAGTTCTATTTCGACGATCAGGGCCAGCCCACGGTGGTGGCGGGCGTGCCGCCGGATTACTTCAGCGAAACCGGGCAGCTGTGGGGCAACCCGCTGTACCGCTGGGACGTGATGGCCGCCGACGGCTTTCAGTGGTGGATCAAGCGGTTTCAGGGCAGCCTGAAGCTGTACGACGTGATCCGGATTGACCACTTCCGGGGCTTTGCGGGGTACTGGGAAATTCCCTTTCCGGCCGAGAACGCCATTCATGGCCGCTGGGTGCCCGCGCCGGGCCACGCCATGTTCGAAGCGGTGCTGGGCGCCCTGGGCGAGCTGCCCATCATTGCCGAGGATCTGGGCGTGGTCACGCCCGATGTGGAACAGCTGCGCGACGATTTTCAGTTTCCCGGCATGGCGGTGCTGCAGTTTGCCTTTGGCGGCGGCGACTTCAGCGTGAATGATTTCCTGCCGCACAACCTGCGCGAGAATCAGGTTGTGTACACCGGCACCCACGACAACGACACCACGCGCGGCTGGTGGCGCGCGGCCGATGAACTGGAGCGCCATAACTTCCGTGTGTACACCAGCAGCGACCCTACCGAGGAGACCTTTGCCCCCATGCTCACCCGCATGGCCTTTGACAGCCGCGCCAGGCTGGCCGTGGTGCCCCTGCAGGACCTGTTTAACCTGGGTACCGAGGCCCGCATGAACCTGCCCGGCACCACGGGCGACCACAACTGGACCTGGCGTTACCGCGCCGCCGACCTGCGCCCGGACCTGGCCACGGGTCTACGGGCGCTGACAGAGGCGACCGGGCGACTGTGA
- a CDS encoding cob(I)yrinic acid a,c-diamide adenosyltransferase, producing MKLYTRTGDGGTTGLYGAERVSKASARVEAYGTVDELNSLIGLARAHNTRSHKPDAALDHDLEYLQNALFDIGADLATRSGSRYEAKLSRMDEQDVAFLETMIDRYQEAAPPFTGFVHPGGTPAAATLQVARAVARRAEREVIRLQAEEELNTQVLIYLNRLSDLLFIMARAANQAAGLPEEAWLVKGRRPHQLAQDHTEPPVQ from the coding sequence ATGAAGCTTTACACCAGAACAGGAGACGGCGGCACCACCGGACTGTACGGCGCCGAGCGCGTGAGCAAGGCCAGTGCGCGCGTGGAAGCCTACGGCACCGTGGATGAACTCAATTCGTTGATTGGGCTGGCGCGCGCCCACAACACCCGCAGCCACAAGCCGGACGCCGCGCTGGACCACGACCTGGAATACCTGCAAAACGCGCTGTTCGACATTGGCGCGGACCTTGCCACCCGCTCCGGGTCGCGCTACGAGGCCAAGCTGTCGCGCATGGACGAGCAGGACGTGGCCTTTCTGGAAACCATGATTGACCGTTACCAGGAAGCGGCGCCGCCCTTTACCGGCTTTGTGCATCCCGGGGGCACGCCTGCCGCCGCCACGCTACAGGTGGCCCGCGCCGTGGCCCGCCGCGCCGAGCGCGAGGTCATTCGCCTGCAGGCCGAGGAGGAACTCAATACCCAGGTGCTGATTTACCTCAACCGCCTGTCGGACCTGCTGTTCATCATGGCGCGCGCGGCCAATCAGGCCGCTGGTCTGCCTGAAGAGGCGTGGCTGGTCAAGGGGCGCCGCCCCCACCAGCTGGCCCAGGACCATACCGAGCCCCCGGTTCAGTAA